In the Deltaproteobacteria bacterium genome, one interval contains:
- a CDS encoding tetratricopeptide repeat protein, whose translation MNGPRRWGFAPAEDRPGGTTMSDTARILVRPEAEPRSEVPASDDPFAVLARDAGAVTMARRRQEAVLIEIRELTVDNRWTDILDLFLPVEEKDPELVEFGLDRPIREELAFALGQVGRLDEAIRELEVCLAADPNDFRLHASLGYTLYRSLQAANAREIVLHPAERKARIERAERHFARANEILPDRVTNHYRLGKLVRDFRRKPEDAMVHFQRAKDNWEAYDDKTRLSRARERKNYVKALYNLASCENTLGRPSRALPLVETCIREDEGKDWVAPKHKYFALGKVLFALARPDEALKALDAALHGQNPADVDYVFELRARILLSRGEADKGLQAVQAVPQKVRRPYVVWTMADCLTALGRNEEAARMLEASASRDRRSRHVSLVRLARIAYLAGRYEETETMGRQADDFHREVFGSMDPDGLFWTAAACLAQGRRDEALTLSQAIASERPRYPLLPRLRKIFAQAG comes from the coding sequence ATGAACGGCCCGAGACGTTGGGGATTCGCCCCGGCCGAGGACCGTCCAGGAGGAACGACCATGAGCGATACAGCCCGCATTCTTGTCCGGCCCGAGGCCGAACCCCGCTCCGAAGTCCCGGCAAGCGATGATCCATTTGCCGTCCTGGCCCGGGACGCCGGAGCCGTGACCATGGCCCGCAGACGTCAGGAAGCCGTGCTGATCGAAATCCGCGAATTGACCGTGGACAACCGGTGGACGGACATCCTGGACCTGTTCCTTCCTGTGGAAGAAAAGGATCCGGAACTCGTCGAGTTCGGTCTGGACCGGCCGATACGCGAGGAACTGGCTTTTGCTCTGGGGCAGGTCGGCCGTCTTGACGAAGCCATCCGCGAACTGGAGGTCTGTCTGGCCGCGGACCCGAACGATTTCCGGCTCCACGCTTCTCTTGGCTACACCCTGTACCGGAGCCTCCAGGCGGCCAACGCCCGAGAGATCGTCCTTCATCCGGCGGAGCGCAAGGCCCGCATCGAAAGGGCCGAGCGACATTTCGCCAGGGCCAACGAGATTCTGCCCGACCGAGTCACGAACCACTACCGTCTGGGAAAGCTCGTTCGCGATTTCCGGCGCAAGCCCGAAGACGCCATGGTTCACTTCCAGCGGGCCAAGGACAATTGGGAGGCCTACGATGACAAGACCCGTCTGTCCCGGGCCCGAGAGCGAAAGAACTACGTCAAGGCCCTCTACAATCTGGCTTCCTGCGAGAACACGCTGGGGCGGCCATCCCGGGCCTTGCCCCTGGTGGAAACCTGCATCAGGGAGGACGAGGGCAAGGACTGGGTGGCGCCCAAGCACAAGTATTTCGCCTTGGGCAAGGTCCTATTCGCCCTGGCCCGACCAGACGAGGCTCTGAAGGCCCTGGATGCGGCCCTGCACGGTCAAAATCCGGCCGATGTGGACTATGTCTTTGAGCTGCGGGCCAGGATTCTTCTTTCCCGGGGGGAGGCCGACAAGGGGCTGCAGGCCGTGCAAGCCGTGCCTCAGAAGGTCAGGCGCCCCTACGTGGTCTGGACTATGGCCGACTGTCTGACGGCCCTGGGCCGGAACGAGGAGGCCGCCCGGATGCTGGAGGCTTCGGCATCGCGAGATCGCCGTTCCCGGCATGTCTCCCTGGTTCGCCTGGCCCGCATCGCCTATCTTGCGGGAAGGTACGAGGAGACAGAGACCATGGGCCGCCAAGCCGACGATTTCCACCGTGAGGTCTTCGGCTCCATGGATCCCGACGGCCTGTTCTGGACGGCGGCGGCCTGTCTGGCTCAAGGCCGGAGAGACGAAGCCCTGACCTTGTCCCAGGCCATTGCCTCGGAGCGGCCACGCTATCCCCTGCTGCCTCGATTGAGGAAAATTTTCGCCCAGGCAGGATGA
- a CDS encoding AbrB/MazE/SpoVT family DNA-binding domain-containing protein, with product MNLEASTMQAETIKVGKRGTIVIPASMRARYGFTEGSQIMVQATDQGMILLPAVSLPVEMYGLDRRAEFLLNNAVSDEEYQMAKAEVQAMGLDPDDIPQRDREEP from the coding sequence ATGAATCTGGAGGCAAGTACCATGCAAGCTGAAACAATCAAGGTCGGCAAGAGGGGAACCATTGTCATCCCCGCATCCATGCGGGCGAGATATGGTTTCACGGAAGGCTCGCAAATCATGGTCCAGGCCACGGATCAGGGGATGATTCTCCTACCGGCGGTATCCCTGCCTGTGGAAATGTATGGCTTGGATCGTCGGGCCGAATTTCTCCTGAACAATGCGGTCTCGGACGAGGAGTATCAAATGGCCAAGGCCGAAGTGCAGGCCATGGGTCTCGATCCCGACGATATTCCCCAGAGGGATCGAGAAGAACCATGA
- a CDS encoding PIN domain-containing protein produces MTIHRVFLDANILFSMSWKPSSLIRLIDLARTGQCALMASGYVLEEARRNLPKADQKTVLENIMRHVALVPEADPTMACPLDLPSKDRPVFMSAALAQADFFLTGDIRHFGPFFGQTVLGVRILTAREYLLEA; encoded by the coding sequence ATGACCATTCATCGGGTATTTCTCGATGCCAACATCCTCTTTTCCATGTCTTGGAAGCCGTCGAGCCTGATTCGGCTGATCGACTTGGCCCGGACCGGGCAATGCGCCTTGATGGCTTCAGGGTATGTTCTGGAAGAAGCTCGACGAAACCTGCCCAAAGCAGATCAAAAAACGGTGCTCGAGAATATAATGCGGCATGTGGCCCTTGTGCCCGAGGCCGACCCCACCATGGCCTGCCCTCTGGACCTGCCAAGCAAGGACCGGCCGGTGTTCATGTCAGCGGCCTTGGCCCAGGCCGATTTTTTTCTGACCGGCGACATCCGGCATTTTGGCCCCTTCTTCGGCCAGACTGTCCTGGGAGTTCGGATTCTCACGGCCCGGGAATACCTTCTGGAAGCGTGA
- a CDS encoding type II toxin-antitoxin system HicB family antitoxin, producing the protein MPDHPQNRFEVRPLSEEDGGGWLVTFPDLPGCMADGSSIAEAVSEAADAERSWLETRKALRVPEASGRFVLRLPKTLHADLGLRAKQEGVSMNTLAVAVLARALGAEEPPGGSSGKTFGQRRRLTLPEGIPGP; encoded by the coding sequence ATGCCTGATCATCCCCAGAACAGGTTCGAGGTTCGGCCGCTGAGCGAAGAGGATGGTGGCGGTTGGCTGGTGACTTTTCCCGATCTGCCCGGATGCATGGCTGATGGTTCGAGCATCGCTGAGGCCGTGTCCGAGGCCGCCGATGCCGAGCGTTCCTGGCTTGAAACGAGAAAGGCCTTGAGGGTTCCCGAAGCGAGCGGGCGGTTCGTTCTCCGCTTGCCGAAAACCCTGCATGCCGATCTTGGTCTGCGGGCCAAACAGGAAGGGGTGTCCATGAATACCCTGGCCGTGGCCGTGCTGGCCCGGGCCCTGGGGGCCGAGGAGCCCCCGGGTGGAAGTTCAGGGAAAACTTTTGGCCAACGACGACGGCTCACGCTTCCAGAAGGTATTCCCGGGCCGTGA
- a CDS encoding addiction module toxin, HicA family → MSRNEKLLLAMRNNPRDDWSIEQFKALARQLGIRWRQPGTSHVTFVAPDGESLTVPSHKPIKPIYVRRFLALIGKQEEDNA, encoded by the coding sequence ATGTCGAGAAACGAAAAGTTGCTTCTGGCCATGCGCAACAATCCCAGAGACGATTGGAGCATTGAACAGTTCAAGGCCCTGGCCAGGCAGCTCGGCATTCGATGGAGGCAACCCGGGACAAGTCACGTGACATTTGTGGCCCCGGATGGTGAATCCCTGACCGTTCCTTCCCACAAGCCGATAAAGCCGATCTATGTACGCCGTTTTTTGGCTCTGATCGGCAAGCAGGAGGAAGACAATGCCTGA